One window of Branchiostoma lanceolatum isolate klBraLanc5 chromosome 6, klBraLanc5.hap2, whole genome shotgun sequence genomic DNA carries:
- the LOC136437312 gene encoding protein inturned-like, with protein MGSLRTTLDPQPPPRTPPSARLHRLRPETSSESLEHAVPWASLGAHGLFSRERPLSRRYFSHKKTRSLDDFDSMHMILAKCTITPPWMDHVQPDGSLLFIEASTAEQCHRAESKRTASIRPQSSTRSQKGKENRPKNNKPEGGSAKLLRRLEKRRNQKNKGQSSNINQKNKEQSSKNNQKTKPGKINSQWKKHTVLQEKNAYRFVKHEIITRVVTAASTCFR; from the exons ATGGGCTCCCTTCGGACCACACTCGACCCGCAGCCGCCGCCCCGAACACCCCCCTCCGCGCGGCTCCACCGGCTCCGACCAGAGACATCTTCGGAGTCGTTGGAACACGCCGTTCCCTGGGCGTCCCTGGGTGCTCACGGGCTGTTCTCGCGGGAAAGGCCGCTGTCCCGCCGGTACTTCAGTCATAAGAAGACGCGAAGCCTGGACGACTTCGACTCCATGCACATGATTCTGGCTAAATG TACCATCACGCCCCCATGGATGGACCACGTACAGCCAGACGGGTCACTGCTCTTCATTGAGGCCAGTACAGCAGAACAGTGCCACCGAGCGGAAAGTAAGCGCACTGCATCTATCAGACCGCAGTCCTCCACCAGATcacagaaaggaaaggaaaaccgaccaaagaacaACAAGCCGGAAGGAGGAAGTGCGAAGCTATTGAGGAGGCTGGAAAAACGGAGAAACCAGAAGAACAAGGGACAATCTAGCAATATAAATCAGAAGAACAAAGAACAATCTAGCAAGAACAATCAGAAGACCAAACCTGGCAAAATTAACAGTCAGTGGAAGAAACACACCGTCCTACAAGAAAAGAATGCCTACCGTTTTGTCAAACATGAAATAATCACGAGAGTGGTTACAGCCGCAAGTACGTGCTTCAGATGA